The sequence below is a genomic window from Luteimonas viscosa.
CGATCTTCAGCTGGTCTTCGAGCGAGCCGGCGTTGCGCAGCGTGTACATCTGCACGGCGATGGGCTTGGCGGTGGCATCGCCCGGTTGCGCCCAGGCGGGCAGGGCGGTGCAGAGCGCGAGTGCGGCGATCGCGATCGTGCGCAGGGTACGGGTTGTCATGGTGTCCTCCGGAGATTGCGGTAACGGCGAATGGAATCCGCCCCGCGCTTAAGGCAACACTGAAAAATTGTCATTTCGAGCGTAGCGAGAAATCCATGCCGTTCACTTCCGACGTTGACCGGCTTGGCCGTTGTGAAGCTCTTCTCACTGCGTTCGGAACGACAAACCGGACTTTTAAGCATTGCCTTGACGCGCTGCAGGCAAAGGATACCGGCGCGGCCAGGGAGGGGTCCCGGCGCGCCGCAGGAATTCAGGCGATCGGCATCCATGCGCGCGACCTCGACGAAGCGATGACGCGATCGACGATCAGCGCCGAACGCAGGCCGTCCTCGAAAGTCGGCAGGCCCTCCGGGCGTTCGTCCGCGATCGCCCGGTAGGTGTCGGCGACGAAGGCCTCGAAACAGTTGGCATAGCCCTGCGCATGGCCGGCGGGCAGCACCGACAGCCGCCGTTGCTCAGCGCTGCCGGCGCCCGGCCCGCGCACGAACACTTCCTCGCGCTGGTCGGGATAGCCCATCCACAGCCGCTCGCAGTCCTCCTGGTCGAACGCCACGCTGGCCTTCGCCCCGTCGATCTCGAACCACAGGCGGTTGCGGCGCCCGGCCGAGACCTGGCTGACGGTGACGGTCGCCAGCGTGCCGTTGCCGGTCCTGAACATGGCCGCGGCCACGTCCTCGCTGGACACGGCCTGGGTGTCGCCGCCGGCGGCCGGCGTGGTGAAGCTCTTGCCGGTCGCCACGCCGCGCTCGGCGATCACCGTTTCGAACACCGCGCTGACTTCGGCGAAGCGCTCGCCGCCCACCCACTCCACCAGGTCGCACCAGTGCGAGCCGATGTCGGCGAACACGCGCGATGCGCCGCCCAGCGCCGGATCCACGCGCCAGTTGTTGCTGGCCGGATCCAGCAGCCAGTCCTGCAGGTAGCTGCCGTGGATCAGGCGCAGCGGTCCCAGATCGCCCGCGGCGATGCGCGCACGCGCCTCGCGCACCACCGGGTGGTAACGGTAGACGAAGGGCACCGTGGCCACCTGCCCGGTGGACGCGGCCAGCGCGGCCAGGGCGCGCGCGTCTTCCAGGGTGGTGGCCAGCGGCTTCTCGCAGACCACGTGCTTGCCGGCCTCCAGCGCCGCCTGCGCCATCGACCGGTGCAGGTGGTTGGGCGTGCACACATGCACGACCTGCACCTGCGGGTCGGCGATCACGTCCTCGATTCCGCCATAGCCCCGGGCCACGCCCCAGGCCTGCGCCACTTCCTGCGCACGCGCGGGCGAGGACGCGGCCACGCCGCGCACGGTGGCGCCGGCCAGCACCGCCGCGCGGCGGTGCACCGCACCGATCATGCCGGTGCCGACGATGGCGACTCCCAGCGTACCCATGGCGCGGCCCTCAGTGCGCGGGCGAAGCGGCAGGCGCCGCCGTCCGCCCTTCGCGGAACAGGAACAGGAAGGCCACCAGCACCACGAACGCGACCCCGGCCGGGAACAGCCAGATCCGCTCCCAATCCGGGCCGGCGTCGGTGGTGTAGTGCTCCACGACCGCGCCCGACAGGAAGGTGCCGATCAGCATGCCCACGCCGTAGGTGGCCAGGGTGATGAAACCCTGCGCGCTGCTGCGGAATTTCTGCCCGGCGTGCGCATCGGTGTAGATCTGACCGGTGACGAAGAAGAAGTCGTAGCAGATGCCGTGCAGCACGATGCCGATCACCAGCAGCGCGAAGCCCGCGTCCGCGTCGCCGAAGGCGAACATCACGTAGCGCAGCACCCACGCGCCCATGCCCACCGCCAGCATCACCTTCACTCCCAGGCGCACGAACAGGAACGGCATGGCCAGCATCAGCAGCACTTCGGACACCTGGCCCAATGACTGCAGCCCGGCCGCGCCGCGCACGCCGACGTCGTTGAGGAAGGGGTTGGTGAAGTTGTAGTAGAACGACAGCGGGATGCAGATCGCGATCGAGGCGAGGAAGAACACCAGGTAGGCGCGCGACTTGAGCAGGTGCAGCGCCGCATCCAGCCCGAGGATCTCGCCCAGCTTCGCACCCCGCTCGCGCGCCAGCGGCGGCGTGTGCGGCAGGGTCAGCGCGTACAGGCCCAGCACCGCCGAAGCGATCGCGGCCATCCTGAAGGTGAAGTCCAGGCGCTGGGTCTGCTCCCAGCCCAGCCAGCCGATGAGCACGCCGGCGACGATCCAGCCGATGCTGCCGGCCACGCGCACCGGCGGGAACTGCTTCTCCGGCGACTGCATGTGCCGCATCGCGATGCTGGTGGCCAGCGCCAGGGTCGGCATGAACAGCAGCATGTAGCCGAACACGAACCCGGAGAACGCGTTGAAGCTGGTGGCCGTCGACGCGCCCCACATCAGCGCCGCGCCGGCCAGGTGCAGCAGGGCGAGGATGCGCTGCGCGGCGAAGTAGCGGTCGGCGATCAGCCCGACCAGGAACGGCGCGACGATCGCGCCGACCGACTGGCTGAGGAACGCGGTCGCCACCTGGCTGGCGCTGGCCTGCAGGGGGCCATTGACCAGGTACGTGCCCAGGGTCACGAACCAGGCGCCCCAGATGAAGAACTGCAGGAACATCATCACGCCAAGGCGCGACATCGTGGCCGTCATTGCATCCCCTCCCAGGGTGTTGCCCGCATCACGCGGTATGGATTCAAAGCCCCAGCATGCCGCGCAGCGCCTTCGGGTCGGCGCCGCCATCGGCAAAGTCGTCGAAGGCGCGTTCGGTCACGCGGATCAGGTGCTCGCGCACGAAGGCCGCGCCCTCGCGCGCGCCGTCCTCCGGGTGCTTCAGGCAGCACTCCCACTCCACGACCGCCCAGCCCGGGAAATCGTACTGGGCCAGCTTCGAGAAGATCGCCTTGAAGTCGACCTGCCCGTCTCCGAGCGAGCGGAACCGGCCCGGGCGGTCGATCCAGCCCTGGTAACCGCCATAGACGCCGCTGCGCGCGTCGGCGCGGTACTCGGCGTCCTTGGCGTGGAACATGCCGATGCGCGCGTGGTAGCGGTCGATGAAGCCCAGGTAGTCCATCTGCTGCAGCAGCAGGTGGCTGGGGTCGTAGAGGATCTTGGCGCGCGGATGGTGGTCGACCGCGTCCAGGAACCGCTCGAAGGTCGCGCCGTCGTGCAGGTCCTCGCCCGGATGGATCTCGTAGCACAGGTCCACCCCGCAGTCGTCGAAGGCGTCGAGGATCGGGCGCCAGCGGCGGCCGAGTTCGGCGAAGGCCTCGTCGACCAGGCCGGACGGACGCTGCGGCCAGGGATAGAAGTACGGCCAGGCCAGTGCGCCGGAGAAGGTGGCGTGCGCGGTGAGGCCCAGGCGCTGGCTGGCCTGCGCCGCCAGCTTCAGCTGTTCCACCGCCCAGGCCTGCCGCGCGGCCGGGTTGCCGCGCCGGTCTTCCGGGGCGAAGCCGTCGAACAGCGCGTCATAGGCCGGGTGCACGGCCACCAGCTGGCCCTGCAGGTGGGTGGACAGTTCGGTGATCCGGATCCCGTGGCCGGCCAGCATGCCGGCGAGGTCGTCGCAGTAGACCTGGCTCTCCGCGGCCCGGGCGAGATCGAAGATGTGCGGCGCGCTGGTCGGCACCTGCACGCCGCGATAGCCCAGTCCGGCGGCCCATTGGGCCAGGGTG
It includes:
- a CDS encoding sugar phosphate isomerase/epimerase family protein, with protein sequence MRTLQGPALFLAQFIGGEPPFDRLDTLAQWAAGLGYRGVQVPTSAPHIFDLARAAESQVYCDDLAGMLAGHGIRITELSTHLQGQLVAVHPAYDALFDGFAPEDRRGNPAARQAWAVEQLKLAAQASQRLGLTAHATFSGALAWPYFYPWPQRPSGLVDEAFAELGRRWRPILDAFDDCGVDLCYEIHPGEDLHDGATFERFLDAVDHHPRAKILYDPSHLLLQQMDYLGFIDRYHARIGMFHAKDAEYRADARSGVYGGYQGWIDRPGRFRSLGDGQVDFKAIFSKLAQYDFPGWAVVEWECCLKHPEDGAREGAAFVREHLIRVTERAFDDFADGGADPKALRGMLGL
- a CDS encoding Gfo/Idh/MocA family protein, producing MGTLGVAIVGTGMIGAVHRRAAVLAGATVRGVAASSPARAQEVAQAWGVARGYGGIEDVIADPQVQVVHVCTPNHLHRSMAQAALEAGKHVVCEKPLATTLEDARALAALAASTGQVATVPFVYRYHPVVREARARIAAGDLGPLRLIHGSYLQDWLLDPASNNWRVDPALGGASRVFADIGSHWCDLVEWVGGERFAEVSAVFETVIAERGVATGKSFTTPAAGGDTQAVSSEDVAAAMFRTGNGTLATVTVSQVSAGRRNRLWFEIDGAKASVAFDQEDCERLWMGYPDQREEVFVRGPGAGSAEQRRLSVLPAGHAQGYANCFEAFVADTYRAIADERPEGLPTFEDGLRSALIVDRVIASSRSRAWMPIA
- a CDS encoding MFS transporter, whose translation is MTATMSRLGVMMFLQFFIWGAWFVTLGTYLVNGPLQASASQVATAFLSQSVGAIVAPFLVGLIADRYFAAQRILALLHLAGAALMWGASTATSFNAFSGFVFGYMLLFMPTLALATSIAMRHMQSPEKQFPPVRVAGSIGWIVAGVLIGWLGWEQTQRLDFTFRMAAIASAVLGLYALTLPHTPPLARERGAKLGEILGLDAALHLLKSRAYLVFFLASIAICIPLSFYYNFTNPFLNDVGVRGAAGLQSLGQVSEVLLMLAMPFLFVRLGVKVMLAVGMGAWVLRYVMFAFGDADAGFALLVIGIVLHGICYDFFFVTGQIYTDAHAGQKFRSSAQGFITLATYGVGMLIGTFLSGAVVEHYTTDAGPDWERIWLFPAGVAFVVLVAFLFLFREGRTAAPAASPAH